A single genomic interval of Natator depressus isolate rNatDep1 chromosome 14, rNatDep2.hap1, whole genome shotgun sequence harbors:
- the LOC141998006 gene encoding HLA class II histocompatibility antigen, DR alpha chain-like isoform X1 — protein sequence MGAGRGVPMAQLALLTLLALPGTGAVTAENMLSQVEFYQRTEESQQVSGEFMFEFDQDEIFHVDLERKETVWRLPDFGKFTSFEAQGALGNAAVGKANLESLIESFNHTRAQNVPPEVTVFPEDPVELGEPNVLICFVDKFSPPVLSMTWLKNGQEVTGGVYETDFYPRQDDSFRKFSYLPFLPSQGDFYDCRVEHGGLPEPFTKHWEAQMPTPVPETTETLVCALGLAVGIIGIIAGTILIIKGMKMNAARNPRGPL from the exons ATGGGCGCAGGACGGGGCGTCCCcatggcccagctggccctgctcACCCTGCTGGCCCTGCCGGGCACCGGGGCGGTGACAG CGGAGAACATGCTGTCCCAGGTGGAGTTCTACCAGCGGACGGAGGAGTCCCAGCAGGTGTCCGGGGAGTTCATGTTCGAGTTCGACCAGGACGAGATCTTCCACGTGGACCTGGAGAGGAAGGAGACCGTCTGGCGCCTGCCCGACTTCGGCAAGTTCACCAGCTTCGAGGCGCAGGGCGCCCTGGGCAATGCAGCTGTGGGCAAGGCGAACCTGGAGAGTCTTATCGAAAGCTTCAACCACACACGGGCCCAGAATG TGCCCCCCGAGGTGACCGTGTTCCCCGAAGACCCCgtggagctgggggagcccaaCGTCCTGATCTGCTTCGTGGACAAGTTCTCCCCACCCGTGCTCAGCATGACGTGGCTGAAGAACGGGCAGGAGGTGACAGGGGGCGTCTACGAGACCGACTTCTACCCCCGTCAGGACGACTCCTTCCGCAAGTTCTCCTAcctgcccttcctccccagccagggcGACTTCTACGACTGCCGGGTGGAGCACGGGGGGCTGCCCGAGCCCTTCACGAAGCACTGGG aAGCCCAGATGCCCACCCCCGTCCCCGAGACCACCGAGACCCTGGTGTGCGCCCTGGGCCTGGCCGTGGGCATCATCGGCATCATCGCGGGCACCATCCTCATCATCAAGGGCATGAAGATGAACGCCGCCCGCAACCCGCGGGGCCCCTT ATAA
- the LOC141998006 gene encoding HLA class II histocompatibility antigen, DR alpha chain-like isoform X2, with the protein MGAGRGVPMAQLALLTLLALPGTGAVTAENMLSQVEFYQRTEESQQVSGEFMFEFDQDEIFHVDLERKETVWRLPDFGKFTSFEAQGALGNAAVGKANLESLIESFNHTRAQNVPPEVTVFPEDPVELGEPNVLICFVDKFSPPVLSMTWLKNGQEVTGGVYETDFYPRQDDSFRKFSYLPFLPSQGDFYDCRVEHGGLPEPFTKHWEAQMPTPVPETTETLVCALGLAVGIIGIIAGTILIIKGMKMNAARNPRGPL; encoded by the exons ATGGGCGCAGGACGGGGCGTCCCcatggcccagctggccctgctcACCCTGCTGGCCCTGCCGGGCACCGGGGCGGTGACAG CGGAGAACATGCTGTCCCAGGTGGAGTTCTACCAGCGGACGGAGGAGTCCCAGCAGGTGTCCGGGGAGTTCATGTTCGAGTTCGACCAGGACGAGATCTTCCACGTGGACCTGGAGAGGAAGGAGACCGTCTGGCGCCTGCCCGACTTCGGCAAGTTCACCAGCTTCGAGGCGCAGGGCGCCCTGGGCAATGCAGCTGTGGGCAAGGCGAACCTGGAGAGTCTTATCGAAAGCTTCAACCACACACGGGCCCAGAATG TGCCCCCCGAGGTGACCGTGTTCCCCGAAGACCCCgtggagctgggggagcccaaCGTCCTGATCTGCTTCGTGGACAAGTTCTCCCCACCCGTGCTCAGCATGACGTGGCTGAAGAACGGGCAGGAGGTGACAGGGGGCGTCTACGAGACCGACTTCTACCCCCGTCAGGACGACTCCTTCCGCAAGTTCTCCTAcctgcccttcctccccagccagggcGACTTCTACGACTGCCGGGTGGAGCACGGGGGGCTGCCCGAGCCCTTCACGAAGCACTGGG aAGCCCAGATGCCCACCCCCGTCCCCGAGACCACCGAGACCCTGGTGTGCGCCCTGGGCCTGGCCGTGGGCATCATCGGCATCATCGCGGGCACCATCCTCATCATCAAGGGCATGAAGATGAACGCCGCCCGCAACCCGCGGGGCCCCTTGTGA